DNA from Bacteroidota bacterium:
CGGTGCGTATGACGTGGTCATGCGGACGCCTAGCGGTATGCCTCGATTTTTTCTCTTCCTCGCTGTCGCGCTGTGCTGCGGTCCCGCCTCGGCGCAGCCGCCGCCGGACGCGTCCGAGGCCGTGCAGCAGGCCCGGAACGACGGGCGACGCGCCATGCGCGCCGAGCAGGCGTTCGTGCGGGGCTTGACCCGGGCCTACACCGGTGACTACGAGGCGGCCATCCGGCAGTACGAGCGCGCCCTCGAACTCCGCCCCGGCGAGGCGGCCGTACTGGTCGCCCTCGCCGAAGCCCACGAGGCTGAGGAGAACCTGTCGGCCGCGCTTTACTTCGCCGCCCAGGCCGTCGCCGCGGCACCCGACGAGCCGAGCACGTACAGACGGCTCGCCGACCTCCAGCTCGCCGCAGGCGAAGCGGACGCGGCGGCCGAGACCTACGAGAGCCTGCTCGACCTCGCGCCCGGCGACCTGACGACCCTGACGGCGCTCGCCCGCGCGCAGCAGCAGACGGGCCGCTTCGAGGAGGCGCTCGCGACCTACGAACGCGTCCTCGACCGCACCGGCGAGAGCGGGTCGGTGCGGACGCGGATGCTGAGCCTCTACCAGCGTCTCGGCGACCGTGCCGGGGCGGTCCGCTCCCTCGAAGCGCTGGTGGACCTCGACCCGGCGAACGCCGTGCTCCGCCGCGAACTCGCCGACGCCTACCTCCGCGCCGAGCGACCCGGCGACGCCCGCACCACGCTCGAAGCACTCGTCGCCGAGCGGCCGGGCGACGCCGCAGCCCGCGCCGCGCTCGCCGAGGTCTACCGCGACGCCGGAGAGGACGCAGCCGCCGATGGGCTCGTCGCCTCGCCGGCCGCCGAGGTCTCGGCCGACGCGCTCGCCCGGTCGCTGGATGCCGAGCCGGGCAACCTGGCCGGGTGGGAGCAGCTCGTGCTCGCTCACCTCCGCGAGGAAAACCCCGACGCTGCCCTCGCCGCTGCCGACGAAGCCACGTTCCTTTTCCCCGGCCAGGCGGCCCTCCTCCGCGTCGCCGCACTCGCCCACGCCGCGGCGGGTCGCGCCGACGAGGCCGTCCGCCTATTCGGAGACGCCATCGAGGTCCTCGCCGAAGACCCGGACGATGGCGAACGGACTGCCCTGCTCGACGCCCTCGACCAAGCCCCCGGCCTCGCGCCCGCCGACCGGCAGCGACTGCGGAACCAACTCGAAGGCAGCACGCCGTAAGTGAGAAACGATGTCCAGAGTTTCCAGCGGACTCAGCTTGGCCGGAACCGCCCTAACATGGCCCTGGCCATTTCTAGTTTGGGCATCTTTCTCGACTACCTGCACAACGGGTGATGACGATTCGTGGGCGATCACACTTGCCCTTTGCGGCTTCCTTGGCCTTTGCTCCATCTCGCTTCTTGCTGTCACTGGAGGTCCGATGAATCGTCAGCGACTCCGCCTGACAGTCCCTATCGCCACCTTTCTTCCCCTTTTGACTACGCTGAATCATGCCCTGAGGACGGGATTCGGATCGCATCACCTTTGCGGCGCAGGCTATGATGACTACCTCCCTTACGGTAGTGAACTGCTTGCACGCTGGTACTATCCCTCCATGTGGATTCTTGCTCTTACACTGAGTTTTTTGGCTACCCTCCCGTGGCTTTTGCGAAGGCAACGTACCCTGACCGGGCGTGCGCCGTAGCCTGCGGCGGTATACTTCCCCGAGCGCCCTGCCCGTTGAAAGCGGCGACCTCCACCCCACCCCTGCCCTTCGTGCGCCCGCTGCTCGTCCTCGTCCTGCTCGCCGTCGCCGGCTGCTCGTCCGGGCCGCTCGTCCGCGACGCGCCCGACCTGGCGGCCCCGGCAGACTTCCCGAACCACTCCGCCGAGCAGATCGTCCTCCTGATGGAAGCCGTGGCCAAGCAAGACTCGCTCGCCGCGTTCGTCAGCCAGGCCAATGTCGAGGTCCGCTCGCCGGAGCGCAGCGCCGACCTCTCAGCCACGATCCGGCACCGTGCGGCGGACACGCTGTGGGCTTCGGCACGCGGCCCGTTCGGGATCGAGGTCGCTCGCGCCCGCGCCACGCCCGACTCGGTGGCGCTCCACGACAAGTTCAACGGCAAGCTCTACCTCGGCTCGGTCGACGCCGCGTCGCAGTTGCTGCCGAGCCCGCTCGACATGCAGGCGCTCTTCGACACCCTCCTCGGCCGGCTGCGTCCCGACCGGGCGGCAGAATGGACGGTCGAGATCGACAGCAGCTACTACGTGCTCACGGGCGACGCGGAGCGGTTTACGGTCGATCCGGCGAGTTGGCGGACGGTCCGGTACCAGGGGTTCGTCGGGGAACGGCTCGTCGACGAGCGGACCTTCTCGGCGTTCGATGTCGTCGGCGGGCGCGTGCTGCCGCGCCGGGTCGTGCTTCGCAACCCAGCGGAGGCTGCCGAGGTGCGGATCGAGCACCGCGACCTGACCCTCAACCCGGCCACGCTGGCGTTCCCGTTCTCGCCCGGCGACGCCGAGGTGATTCCGCTCGACTAGCCTTTGCCGCGACCGTGCCGCCCGTCCCAAGCCCATTCTCAGTCTTTCGACCGCAGACGACGGACGGCGGACGGCGAAAGGCTCGCTGCCCCGGCGGTCTGCGGTCTACGGTCCGCGGCCTGAGTCTCGCCTTGCTCCTCCTCGCCGCGTTGCCTGCCGCGGCGCAGGACGACCAGCGGGCGGCCGAGGAGCGCCTCCGGGAGCTGAAGAGCCAGATCGCCGACTACGAGCAGCGACTCTCCCGCACGCAGCGCGAGGAAACGAGCGCCGCCGCCGCCCTCAGCGAACTCGACCGCGAGATCGCCGTCCGCGAGGCGCTCATCGACTCGTACCGCGAGCAGCAGGCGGTACTCAGCGGCGAAGCCGTCGACATCCAGCGCTCGATGGCGTCGCTCGAGACCGAGCTGCAGACGCTCAAGGCGGAGTACGCCGTCCACGCGCGCAACGCCTACATGCGCGGCCGGGTCGGCGACCTCGCCCTGATCCTGTCGGCGGGGTCGATCAACCAGATGCTCGTCCGGGCGCGCTACCTCCAGCGCTTCAGCCGCCAGCGCCAGGGCAAGCTCGGGCAGATCGCCGCGACCCGGCAGGCGATGGCGAGCCGGCAGGCCGCGCTCGACTCGTCGGCGGCGCGCATCGACACGCTCCTGGCCGAGAGCCGGGCCGAGCAGCAGGCCCTGGCCAGCCGCAAGAGCGAGCGCGCCGTGCTCGTCGAGGACCTCCGGCAGCAGCGCGCCGGGCTCCAGGCCGAACTCCAGCAGCGTCAGAACGACGCGAACCGGCTGGAGGCGCGCATCCAGCAGCTCATCGCGGCCGAGGAGGCGCGCCGCCGCGAGGCCGAGCGCACCCGCCGTGCCGAAGCGGAGCGCGCCCGCGCCGAGGGCGACACCGAGGCCGTCCGCGCCGCCGAAGCGGCCGAGTCGGCCTTCGTCGAGCTGACCGGCTCGTTCCGGCAGAACCGGGGGCGGCTGCCGTGGCCCGCGACGGGCGTCGTGACCGGCACGTTCGGGACGCGGACGCACCCCGTCTACGGAACCAAGACCAAGAGCATCGGGCTGGAGATTTCGTCGGCTCCGATGGCGTCGGTCCGCGCCGTGTTCGACGGCCTCGTGAGCCGCGTCTTTGCGATGCCGGGCTACGGCACCTGCATCATGGTCTCGCACGGCGACTACGCGACGATCTACGGCAACCTCTCGTCGGTGGACGTGCGGCAGGGCCAGGAGGTCCGCGCCGGCGAGGGCGTCGGGCGCGCCGGCACGGCCGAAGACCCCCTCGGGGCCGGCGTGTTCTTCGCGCTCTTCTCCGGCGGCGAGGCCGTGGACCCGGCGGGCTGGCTCGCCAGAAGGTGACGAACGACGAGGGACGAATGTCGAATGGGTGCCGTACGCAACCATTCGACACTCGCCATTCGCACCTCGCCATTTACAACATTCCGCGCAGCTTCTCGACCTCGACGACGCGCTCGACGGCGACCACGAAGGCGCCCTCGCGCATCGTCACGCCGTAGTGGTGGGCGCGGTCGCGCACGCTGCGGTAGGCGTTGAGCATGATCTCTTCGAGGCGGCGGTTGACGTCGTCCTCGTTCCAGCGGAACTGCTGGAAGTTCTGGGCCCACTCGAAGTACGACACCGTCACGCCGCCCGCATTCGCGAGCAGGTCTGGGAGGACGAGCACGCCGCGCTCGTTCAGGCGGCGGTCGGCGGTCGGCGTGACCGGCAGGTTCGCGCCCTCGACGATGAGCTTCGCCTGGACCGTGTCCACGTTGTCCTCGTTGATGGCCGACTCGATGGCGGCAGGAATGAGAACGTTGCAGTCGACCCCCATGAAGTCGGCGTGGGCGACGTGCTCGACGCCGGGCGCGTCGTAGCCCTCGATCGTGCCGTGGTCCTGGGCGTCTTTGTAGTCGCAGATGTGCTGAACGTCGAGGCCGTCGCCGTTGAAGAGGCCGCCCGACACGTCGGAGACGGCGACGACGCGTGCGCCCTGCTGGTCGAGCAGCTTGGCAGCCCACATCCCGACGTTACCGAAGCCCTGGACGGTCACCCGGAGATCTTTGACGGCCATGCCGAGGTCCTTCGCGCCTTCGAGCGCGCAGATCATCACGCCGCGCCCCGTCGCGGCCTCGCGCCCCGGCGAGCCGCCGAGCGCGAGCGGCTTGCCCGTCACGACGGCCGGCGCGTGCCCGTGCTGGCGGCCGTACTGGTCCACGATCCACGCCATCACCTGCCCGTTCGAGCCGAGGTCCGGGGCCGGGACGTCGCGGTTCGGGCCGAGGATGAGGTGGATGCGCGAGATGTAGCGCCGCGTGAGCTGCTCGAGCTCCTTCGTCGTCAGTTCGCGCGGGTCGACGTTGATCCCGCCCTTGCCGCCGCCGAAGGGGACGTTGACGAGGGCCGTCTTGTAGGTCATCATCTCGGCGAGGGCCCGCACCTCGTCGGCGTCGACGAGCGGCGAGAAGCGGATGCCGCCCTTGAACGGGCCGCGCGCGCCGTTGTGCTGGATGCGGTAGCCGGTGTAGGTCCGCAGCGTGCCGTCCTCCATGTGGAGCGGCACCTCGACCTTCATCTCGCGGAACGGCCGCCGGATGAGCTGGCGCCACTCCTCGCTGAGGCCGACCACGTCGGCGGCGCGCTTGAAGTTGGCCGTGGCGATCTCGTAGGCGGAGACCTTCGGACGTTGCTGGACGACGGACGGCAGGACGGCGGGCGACATAACGGAGAATGAAAGATGATCGAGGGGAGGAGGCTAAAGGTACTGGAAGCGCTTCCTATGATGGGCGTCTTTCCGGCAATGGGTACCCCGATCATCAGCGTAGCACCGGGGACCCGTAGGGCCGTAGCTTCCGGCCATGCCCGGACGCCCCCTCATCACCGAGCGCGACGTGCGCCGCGCCCTCGCCGACGGGCAACGCTCGCTCGCCCTCCCCCCGAACGCGCTCGTGACGGCCCTCGCCCGCGACACGGCCCACGACCACGGGCTCACGCTCGCCGAGCCGGGCGCGGCCTCGGAGGTCCGGGCCCGGCAGACCACCACGCGACCCGCGCCGCCGAAGACCCTCGCCGTCGGCTGCGACCACGCGGGGTTCGCGCACAAAGCGGCGCTCGCCCAGCACGCGGAGGCGCTCGGGTGGACGGTGCGCGACGTGGGCACCGACTCGGACGCCTCGGTGGACTACCCCGACTTCGCCTTTGCTGTGGCGCGGCTCGTGGCCCTCGGCGAGGTGCAGTGCGGCCTCGTGATCGACGGTGTCGGAGTCGGCTCGGCGATGGTGGCGAACAAGGTGGCAGGGGTGCGCGCCGCGTGCTGCGCCAGCGAGTTCGCCGCCTTCAACGCCCGCGCCCACAACGACGCGCACGTCCTCACCCTCGGCAGCCGCACCTCCGGCATCGAGGTCAGCAAGCGCGTCCTCGCGACCTTCCTCACGACCGCGTTCGAGGGTGGTCGCCACGCCGGGCGCGTCCAGAAGATCGAGGACGTGGAAACGCGGTTTCTGAGAGCGGGCGAGCGGGAGAATGGGTGAGCGGAAGAACGACCCCAACTTTACCTTTTGCCGCGCCCTCTCTCCCACCCCCCCTTCCTCAAGTGATCCGGCCCGATGCACTTCCCGTCCGTCTCGCCCGCTCGCGGGTCGTCCTCACGCCAGCCGAGGTGAGCGTGCTTTTCGGCGACGGCTACGCGCTGCGCGGGCGCGAGCAGGTCTTCGTCTCTCGCTCATCGCGGCGCGAGGTTGCGGTGGCGGTCGAGGCTGGCCCGGCCTTGCGCCTCGTACTCGACGCGCTCGACCGGCACGCCCTCGGCGACGGGGCGGCGCTGCGGCTGCGCGGCCCGTCGGGATCGGTGACGGCACCGGCGGTGGAGCCGGTGCGCCGACGGCTCGCGCTGCCGCCGGGTCTGGTCCAGGCGTGGGGGTTGCGGGTCGGTCAAGCCGTGACAGTGCAGGCCGGGACGGTTGCCTTCGGCGATGTGCAAGTCGAGGAGGGCGAGGGCTTTGTCGGCCTCGACCGCGCCGATACGCTCGCCGCCGGCCTCGCCGAGGGCGACACCGTACGGTGGGCGCGCGGCCTCGACCTCAGCCCGCCACCCGCGCCGCCGCCCGGCATCCGCCCGACGGGCCGCCTCGTCACCGAGACCGACGTGCGGCAGGCGCGGCTCAAGGGACAGCGGATCGTGATCCGTCCCGGCCAGATCGTGACGCCGGCCGCACGCAGCCTGGGACGCGCATTGGGTATTCTTGAGGGGGACTGATCCGCTATCTTGGGCTCGCCCCCACCCTCCCCGCCCATGCGTTTTCTCCTTGCCTCACTGGCGCTCCTGCTTACCGTCCCGACGCAGGCCCAGGACCGGCCGCCGCTCGACCCTGGCGTGCGCCCTGTCACCCGGACCTTCGCTATCACGAACGCCCGCGTCGTCCCGGAGCCGGGCCGCGTGCTAGAGCGGGCTACGGTCGTCGTTCGGAATGGACTGATCGAAGCCGTCGGCGAAGACGTGGCGGTGCCGTTCGACGCCGAGGTGGTAGAGGGCGACTCGCTGACGGTCTACGCCGGGTTCATCGACGGCCTCGGGCACGCCGGCATCGCCGAGTCCGAAGACGACGAGGCCGAGCGCCCGCGCGATCCGGGCAACCCGCCCCGCGAGGCCGCCGGCCTCACGCCCGACCGCGACGCCCGCACGCTCCTCGACCCGGATAACTCGTTGGTGGAGGCGCTGCGGAAGCTCGGCTTCACCGTCGCCCACAGCGTGCCGCATGACGGCATGCTCGCCGGGCAAGGCGCGGTCGTCCTCCTCGCGGGCGAGACGCCGGAGGCGATGGTGCTGCGCGGCGCGTCGTCGCTCTTCGCGCAGTTCGACGGGGCCTCGGGCGCGTACCCCGCCACGCCGATGGGGATCATGGCCGCGCTCCGGCAGCAGTTCCGCGACGCCGAGCGGCGGCAGACCGGCGCAGCGCTCTACGCCGACAACCCCGCCGGTCTCGACCGCCCGACCTACGACCCGGTGCTCTCCGCCCTCCCCCCGTCGCTCGGGGGCACCCAGCCGGTCTTCTTCGCCGTCGACGATGTGCTCGAAGGGCACCGAGCCCTCGAGATCGCCGACGAGCTAGGGCTGAGCCTCGTCCTGGGCGGGCTGCGCGAGAGTTCGATGCTCACCGACAAGCTCCGCGCCGCCGAGGTCCCCGTCTTCGCCTCGCTCGATCTCCCAGAGCGCCCGGAAGCCGACTCGACTGCGGCCGACTCGCTCGGCGTATCCGCTGGCGAGATCTTCCTCACCGAGCGCCGCACCCGCTCCTACGCCGACGTGGGCGACGAGGTCGAGGCGCTCAGCGCCCGGCGCCGCGAGGCCATCGGCCTCTACGAGCGTAACGCTCTCACCCTCCGCGAGGCAGACATCCCGTTCGGCTTCGCTACGCTCGGTGCCAAGCCGTCGGACGTCCGCACGAGCCTCCGCCGGATCGTCGAGGCCGGGCTGAGCGAGGACGACGCGCTCGCCGCGCTCACCACGACCCCCGCTGCCCTCCTCGGGCTGGAACGCAGCCTCGGCACCGTCGAGGCGGGCAAGATGGCCAACCTCGTCGTCACCGACGGGTCGTACTTCGACGAGGAGACGAGCATCCGATTCGTATTCGTCGACGGCGAGCGCTTCGAGGTCGAGACCGACGAGGGTTTTGACGCCGACGCCGAGGTGGTCGCTGCCGGGACGTGGGACTACCGCGTCGTGACCGAAGGCCAGACGATGGAGGGGACGATGACTATCGCCGACGACGGCGGTACGCTCAGCGGCTCGGTCGACGCTGAGGGCGTCGGCGTTGTCCCGATGGACGACCTCGACCTCGACGGCAACCGCCTCTCGTTCAGCGTCACGTCCGATGCCTTCGGAACGATCACCTTCTCCGGCCTCATCACCGGCGACACCTACGCGGCCGACCTGACCGGCGCGAACATCCCGCCGCTCGCCCTCAGCGCCACCCGCCGTCCGGGCTGATCCTGCCCCTCGTACGGGCGGGTCTGAGACCCGCCCCTACCCGACCGAACCCATGCGCTTGTTCGCTGCC
Protein-coding regions in this window:
- the rpiB gene encoding ribose 5-phosphate isomerase B, which encodes MPGRPLITERDVRRALADGQRSLALPPNALVTALARDTAHDHGLTLAEPGAASEVRARQTTTRPAPPKTLAVGCDHAGFAHKAALAQHAEALGWTVRDVGTDSDASVDYPDFAFAVARLVALGEVQCGLVIDGVGVGSAMVANKVAGVRAACCASEFAAFNARAHNDAHVLTLGSRTSGIEVSKRVLATFLTTAFEGGRHAGRVQKIEDVETRFLRAGERENG
- a CDS encoding DUF4292 domain-containing protein → MRPLLVLVLLAVAGCSSGPLVRDAPDLAAPADFPNHSAEQIVLLMEAVAKQDSLAAFVSQANVEVRSPERSADLSATIRHRAADTLWASARGPFGIEVARARATPDSVALHDKFNGKLYLGSVDAASQLLPSPLDMQALFDTLLGRLRPDRAAEWTVEIDSSYYVLTGDAERFTVDPASWRTVRYQGFVGERLVDERTFSAFDVVGGRVLPRRVVLRNPAEAAEVRIEHRDLTLNPATLAFPFSPGDAEVIPLD
- a CDS encoding tetratricopeptide repeat protein: MPRFFLFLAVALCCGPASAQPPPDASEAVQQARNDGRRAMRAEQAFVRGLTRAYTGDYEAAIRQYERALELRPGEAAVLVALAEAHEAEENLSAALYFAAQAVAAAPDEPSTYRRLADLQLAAGEADAAAETYESLLDLAPGDLTTLTALARAQQQTGRFEEALATYERVLDRTGESGSVRTRMLSLYQRLGDRAGAVRSLEALVDLDPANAVLRRELADAYLRAERPGDARTTLEALVAERPGDAAARAALAEVYRDAGEDAAADGLVASPAAEVSADALARSLDAEPGNLAGWEQLVLAHLREENPDAALAAADEATFLFPGQAALLRVAALAHAAAGRADEAVRLFGDAIEVLAEDPDDGERTALLDALDQAPGLAPADRQRLRNQLEGSTP
- a CDS encoding peptidoglycan DD-metalloendopeptidase family protein, which encodes MLLLAALPAAAQDDQRAAEERLRELKSQIADYEQRLSRTQREETSAAAALSELDREIAVREALIDSYREQQAVLSGEAVDIQRSMASLETELQTLKAEYAVHARNAYMRGRVGDLALILSAGSINQMLVRARYLQRFSRQRQGKLGQIAATRQAMASRQAALDSSAARIDTLLAESRAEQQALASRKSERAVLVEDLRQQRAGLQAELQQRQNDANRLEARIQQLIAAEEARRREAERTRRAEAERARAEGDTEAVRAAEAAESAFVELTGSFRQNRGRLPWPATGVVTGTFGTRTHPVYGTKTKSIGLEISSAPMASVRAVFDGLVSRVFAMPGYGTCIMVSHGDYATIYGNLSSVDVRQGQEVRAGEGVGRAGTAEDPLGAGVFFALFSGGEAVDPAGWLARR
- a CDS encoding Glu/Leu/Phe/Val dehydrogenase → MSPAVLPSVVQQRPKVSAYEIATANFKRAADVVGLSEEWRQLIRRPFREMKVEVPLHMEDGTLRTYTGYRIQHNGARGPFKGGIRFSPLVDADEVRALAEMMTYKTALVNVPFGGGKGGINVDPRELTTKELEQLTRRYISRIHLILGPNRDVPAPDLGSNGQVMAWIVDQYGRQHGHAPAVVTGKPLALGGSPGREAATGRGVMICALEGAKDLGMAVKDLRVTVQGFGNVGMWAAKLLDQQGARVVAVSDVSGGLFNGDGLDVQHICDYKDAQDHGTIEGYDAPGVEHVAHADFMGVDCNVLIPAAIESAINEDNVDTVQAKLIVEGANLPVTPTADRRLNERGVLVLPDLLANAGGVTVSYFEWAQNFQQFRWNEDDVNRRLEEIMLNAYRSVRDRAHHYGVTMREGAFVVAVERVVEVEKLRGML
- a CDS encoding amidohydrolase family protein, with amino-acid sequence MRFLLASLALLLTVPTQAQDRPPLDPGVRPVTRTFAITNARVVPEPGRVLERATVVVRNGLIEAVGEDVAVPFDAEVVEGDSLTVYAGFIDGLGHAGIAESEDDEAERPRDPGNPPREAAGLTPDRDARTLLDPDNSLVEALRKLGFTVAHSVPHDGMLAGQGAVVLLAGETPEAMVLRGASSLFAQFDGASGAYPATPMGIMAALRQQFRDAERRQTGAALYADNPAGLDRPTYDPVLSALPPSLGGTQPVFFAVDDVLEGHRALEIADELGLSLVLGGLRESSMLTDKLRAAEVPVFASLDLPERPEADSTAADSLGVSAGEIFLTERRTRSYADVGDEVEALSARRREAIGLYERNALTLREADIPFGFATLGAKPSDVRTSLRRIVEAGLSEDDALAALTTTPAALLGLERSLGTVEAGKMANLVVTDGSYFDEETSIRFVFVDGERFEVETDEGFDADAEVVAAGTWDYRVVTEGQTMEGTMTIADDGGTLSGSVDAEGVGVVPMDDLDLDGNRLSFSVTSDAFGTITFSGLITGDTYAADLTGANIPPLALSATRRPG